One window from the genome of Nocardioides panaciterrulae encodes:
- a CDS encoding LacI family DNA-binding transcriptional regulator — MTEDETVQASARGPHPHGHVTLEDVARHVGVSAQSVSNALNNPARVAPATRDRILAAVTELGYRPNRSARALRNQRSRLIGVKVEASRGDRAALLLDQFLHALAESAGAAGCHLILCQSDDEAGEIAAYRELLDTTSVDAFVLTSTHAGDGRVEALRRWGVPVAAFGRSWDGDEDLAWVDVDGRAGIRAATEHVAAQGHRRIAHVGWPLSSETGRDRRAGWRDACTDLGLDTVRHAEVPDDFAAGRAATHRLLDAPDPATALICASDTIALGALRALSERGLRAGADVAVTGFDNSPAAALTTPGLTSLHQPLEQVAHDLIATVEEILGGTPSRRQTLLRPELVIRESSLRGATAQDATPTKETR; from the coding sequence ATGACCGAGGACGAGACCGTCCAGGCCTCCGCCCGCGGCCCGCACCCCCACGGCCACGTGACCCTCGAGGACGTGGCCCGGCACGTCGGCGTCTCCGCGCAGTCGGTGTCGAACGCGCTGAACAACCCCGCCCGGGTGGCACCCGCCACCCGGGACCGGATCCTGGCCGCGGTCACCGAGCTCGGCTACCGGCCGAACCGCTCGGCCCGGGCGCTGCGCAACCAGCGCTCGCGGCTGATCGGGGTGAAGGTGGAGGCCTCGCGCGGCGACCGGGCCGCGCTGCTGCTCGACCAGTTCCTGCACGCGCTGGCCGAGTCCGCGGGAGCCGCCGGCTGCCACCTGATCCTCTGCCAGTCCGACGACGAGGCGGGCGAGATCGCGGCGTACCGCGAACTGCTCGACACCACGTCCGTGGACGCCTTCGTCCTGACCAGCACCCATGCCGGGGACGGCCGGGTGGAGGCGCTGCGACGCTGGGGCGTCCCGGTGGCCGCCTTCGGCCGGTCCTGGGACGGCGACGAGGACCTGGCCTGGGTCGACGTCGACGGCCGGGCCGGCATCCGGGCGGCCACCGAGCACGTCGCCGCCCAGGGCCATCGCAGGATCGCCCACGTGGGCTGGCCGCTCTCCTCCGAGACCGGCCGCGACCGGCGGGCGGGGTGGCGGGACGCCTGCACGGACCTCGGCCTGGACACCGTCCGGCACGCCGAGGTGCCCGACGACTTCGCCGCCGGCCGGGCCGCCACCCATCGCCTCCTCGACGCGCCGGATCCCGCGACCGCGCTGATCTGCGCCTCCGACACCATCGCCCTGGGTGCCTTGCGGGCACTGTCCGAGCGCGGGCTGCGGGCCGGCGCCGACGTGGCCGTCACCGGCTTCGACAACTCCCCCGCCGCCGCCCTCACGACCCCGGGCCTGACCAGCCTGCACCAGCCCCTCGAGCAGGTCGCCCACGACCTGATCGCCACCGTCGAGGAGATCCTCGGCGGCACCCCGTCCCGCCGGCAGACGCTGCTCCGTCCGGAGCTCGTCATCCGCGAGTCGAGCCTGCGCGGCGCAACCGCGCAAGACGCCACCCCCACGAAGGAGACCCGATGA
- a CDS encoding glycogen debranching N-terminal domain-containing protein: MTDITQPDRPTTSPRLQPLLHDLSSCVAAPGLVLASADGQVRPGGVSGWYAGDLRLLDRLEVSVDGSALELVRADTAGAERHEFTHVARSLGDRIPDPTVTVDHCRELDADSLVETFTVTSAAQEPVEIVLHVDLGSDLAPMSEVKQGAVPPRAAARPVPGGLAWRSEHGGCEVVAEPGAEVDPGGRFTWRAGLARGETLRVRLLARTDQQGPFGPGRPAPWSARVDAEDTRVRRTASQSLADLAGLLLADGGDRFLAAGSPWFLTLFGRDSLWAARMLVPFDSGLALSTLRTLARRQGSAEDPATEEQPGKILHEVRGGDLDLGDQVLPPVYYGSVDATPLFVCTLAEAWRWGADEAEVRALLPAARACLGWMLAQSRESGWLRYVDHTGRGLSNQGWKDSHDSVQFADGRLADPPIALSEVQAYAYEAAVQGVALLEAFGEEPVAGLAEWAAALRKRFDLEFWVDTDEGGHVAIALDRDGRRVDSVTSNLGHLLGTGVLEPGRADRVAAVLADPRLASGFGLRTLSADSPRFSRLSYHGGTVWPHDTAVAVRGLAAEGRREEAARLAEGVFAAAEGVAYRLPELYGGDAAADVSFPAAYPAACRPQAWSAAAPLAALVAVAGVSADAATGTIQHPRRTSTALGAFSVRGLRVGDRPFDVHVDREGNVRLDLPADSDLEVRVTE; this comes from the coding sequence GTGACGGACATTACCCAGCCCGATCGGCCCACCACAAGCCCCCGGCTGCAGCCGCTGCTGCACGACCTGTCCTCCTGTGTCGCAGCGCCGGGCCTGGTCCTGGCCTCGGCCGACGGGCAGGTGCGGCCCGGCGGGGTGAGCGGCTGGTACGCCGGTGACCTGCGCCTGCTCGACCGGCTGGAGGTGTCCGTCGACGGGTCCGCGCTGGAGCTCGTCCGCGCCGACACCGCCGGCGCGGAGCGCCACGAGTTCACCCACGTGGCGCGGTCCCTGGGGGACCGCATCCCCGACCCGACGGTGACCGTCGACCACTGCCGCGAGCTCGACGCCGACTCCCTGGTGGAGACCTTCACGGTCACCTCGGCGGCCCAGGAGCCCGTCGAGATCGTGCTGCACGTCGACCTCGGCAGCGATCTGGCGCCGATGTCGGAGGTGAAGCAGGGGGCAGTGCCCCCGCGTGCCGCCGCCCGGCCGGTCCCGGGCGGCCTCGCCTGGCGCTCCGAGCACGGCGGCTGCGAGGTCGTCGCCGAGCCGGGCGCCGAGGTGGACCCCGGCGGCCGGTTCACCTGGCGGGCCGGGCTCGCCCGGGGCGAGACGCTGCGGGTGCGGCTGCTGGCCCGGACCGACCAGCAGGGCCCGTTCGGCCCGGGGCGTCCGGCACCGTGGAGCGCCCGCGTGGACGCCGAGGACACGCGGGTGCGGCGTACCGCCTCCCAGAGCCTGGCCGACCTCGCGGGCCTGCTGCTCGCCGACGGCGGCGACCGGTTCCTGGCCGCGGGCAGCCCCTGGTTCCTCACGCTCTTCGGCCGTGACTCGTTGTGGGCCGCCCGGATGCTCGTGCCGTTCGACAGCGGCCTCGCGCTCTCCACGCTGCGCACGCTCGCGCGTCGGCAGGGCAGCGCGGAGGACCCGGCCACCGAGGAGCAGCCGGGCAAGATCCTGCACGAGGTCCGCGGCGGCGACCTCGACCTGGGCGACCAGGTGCTGCCGCCGGTCTACTACGGGAGCGTGGATGCGACGCCGCTCTTCGTCTGCACGCTCGCCGAGGCGTGGCGCTGGGGTGCCGACGAGGCCGAGGTGCGCGCGCTGCTGCCCGCCGCTCGGGCCTGCCTGGGCTGGATGCTGGCGCAGTCGCGCGAGTCCGGCTGGCTCCGCTACGTCGACCACACCGGCCGCGGCCTGTCGAACCAGGGCTGGAAGGACAGCCACGACTCCGTGCAGTTCGCCGACGGCCGGCTCGCGGACCCGCCGATCGCGCTGAGCGAGGTCCAGGCCTACGCCTACGAGGCCGCGGTCCAGGGCGTCGCGCTGCTGGAGGCGTTCGGCGAGGAGCCGGTGGCGGGGCTCGCGGAGTGGGCGGCGGCGCTGCGCAAGCGGTTCGACCTGGAGTTCTGGGTGGACACCGACGAGGGCGGTCACGTCGCGATCGCCCTCGACCGGGACGGGCGCCGGGTGGACTCGGTGACCTCGAACCTCGGCCACCTGCTCGGCACCGGCGTGCTGGAGCCCGGCCGCGCGGACCGCGTCGCCGCGGTGCTCGCGGATCCGCGGCTGGCCTCCGGGTTCGGGCTGCGCACCTTGTCCGCCGACTCCCCACGCTTCTCGCGGCTCTCCTACCACGGGGGCACCGTCTGGCCGCACGACACCGCGGTCGCGGTCCGGGGCCTGGCCGCCGAGGGGCGCCGGGAGGAGGCCGCCCGCCTGGCCGAAGGCGTCTTCGCCGCCGCCGAGGGCGTGGCCTACCGGTTGCCGGAGCTGTACGGCGGGGACGCGGCCGCCGACGTGTCCTTCCCGGCTGCCTACCCGGCGGCCTGCCGGCCCCAGGCCTGGTCCGCGGCGGCCCCGCTCGCCGCCCTCGTCGCGGTGGCCGGCGTGAGCGCCGACGCGGCGACCGGCACGATCCAGCACCCGAGACGGACGTCGACCGCGCTGGGCGCGTTCAGCGTCCGCGGCCTCCGGGTCGGCGACCGGCCCTTCGACGTGCACGTCGACCGGGAGGGCAACGTCCGCCTGGACCTGCCCGCGGACAGCGACCTCGAGGTGCGCGTCACGGAATAG
- a CDS encoding MFS transporter, translating into MTTTAPDPTGATGTRHVTFAVLALAMGGFTIGTTEFVTMGLLPQVADGVGVSIPQAGHLISAYALGVVVGAPVLAFFGARWPRRGLLLALMAAYALFNALSALATGYHVLMVARFLDGLPHGAYFGVASLVAASLAAPGRKGRAVAMVMLGLSVANVVGVPAATWLGQSVGWRSAYVSVAVLALVTAVLVLAYVPAHPPEPGADGRSELRAFSSLQVWLTLLAGAIGFGGMFAVYSYIAPTLTHVGGLPQAAVPVFLLSFGLGMVVGTWVAGALADWSVFRSLLGSALGSALVMLLFFLAAPHGWWALPVVFLITALGSVLVVNLQLRLMDVAGEAQTLGAAMNHASLNVANALGAWLGGVVIAAGYGYRSPALVGAGLSTAGIAVLVWSALAHRRAAAYSPASRS; encoded by the coding sequence ATGACGACGACCGCGCCCGACCCGACCGGAGCCACCGGCACCCGGCACGTCACCTTCGCCGTGCTCGCGCTCGCGATGGGCGGCTTCACCATCGGCACGACCGAGTTCGTCACGATGGGGCTGCTGCCGCAGGTGGCCGACGGCGTCGGCGTGTCGATCCCGCAGGCCGGGCACCTGATCTCGGCGTACGCCCTGGGCGTCGTGGTCGGTGCCCCCGTGCTCGCGTTCTTCGGGGCCCGCTGGCCGCGCCGCGGGCTGCTGCTCGCGCTGATGGCGGCCTACGCGCTGTTCAACGCGCTCAGCGCCCTCGCCACGGGCTACCACGTGTTGATGGTCGCCCGGTTCCTCGACGGCCTGCCGCACGGCGCCTACTTCGGGGTCGCCTCGCTGGTGGCCGCGAGCCTGGCCGCCCCGGGGCGCAAGGGCCGGGCCGTGGCCATGGTGATGCTGGGGCTCTCGGTCGCCAACGTCGTCGGCGTCCCGGCCGCGACCTGGCTGGGCCAGAGCGTCGGCTGGCGTTCGGCCTACGTGAGTGTCGCGGTGCTCGCCCTCGTCACGGCGGTGCTGGTGCTGGCCTACGTGCCCGCGCACCCGCCCGAGCCGGGCGCCGACGGCCGCAGCGAGCTGCGCGCGTTCTCCAGCCTGCAGGTCTGGCTCACGCTGCTCGCGGGCGCGATCGGGTTCGGCGGCATGTTCGCGGTCTACTCCTACATCGCCCCCACGCTGACCCACGTCGGTGGCCTGCCGCAGGCGGCGGTGCCGGTCTTCCTGCTGTCCTTCGGCCTCGGCATGGTGGTCGGGACCTGGGTGGCGGGGGCGCTGGCCGACTGGTCGGTGTTCCGCTCGCTGCTGGGCTCGGCCCTCGGCTCGGCGCTGGTCATGCTGCTGTTCTTCCTCGCGGCCCCGCACGGCTGGTGGGCCCTGCCGGTGGTCTTCCTGATCACCGCGCTGGGGTCGGTGCTCGTGGTCAACCTGCAGCTGCGGTTGATGGACGTCGCCGGCGAGGCCCAGACCCTCGGCGCCGCGATGAACCACGCCTCGCTCAACGTCGCCAACGCGCTCGGCGCCTGGCTCGGCGGCGTGGTCATCGCCGCCGGCTACGGCTACCGCTCCCCGGCGCTCGTGGGCGCGGGGCTCTCGACCGCGGGGATCGCGGTCCTCGTCTGGTCGGCGCTGGCTCACCGCCGGGCGGCGGCGTACTCCCCGGCCAGCAGGTCGTAG
- a CDS encoding GNAT family N-acetyltransferase, whose product MTAAPTLTDGTVTIRGHRDSDAEGSYEQCLDPLSRRWTTVPLDNTLEDSRRFVTEVMPQGWADDSEWGFAVEVAGRYAGTISLRNEGHDRAEIAYGSHPWVRGSGAMERALRLLLEWGFAERGLHTVVWRANKGNWASRKVAWRLGFSFEGTLRSWLPQRGELRDAWVGTLLRDDPRAPRTTWLTVPVLEADGLRLRPWREADVPRIVEACSDAETQRWLGDLPSPYDEGSARWWLEHSTERRARGEAMGWAVVDPTDDLALASVSVFDWTPGVELEVGYWAHPAARGRRVTTRAVAEVVRHAFEELKVNRVKLFAATDNLASRRVIEHNGFRFTGIERLGTVVRDGYADVALYDLLAGEYAAARR is encoded by the coding sequence ATGACCGCCGCGCCCACCCTGACCGACGGGACCGTCACGATCCGCGGCCATCGCGACAGCGACGCCGAGGGCTCCTACGAGCAGTGCCTGGACCCGCTGTCCCGGCGGTGGACGACGGTGCCGCTGGACAACACGCTCGAGGACTCCCGCAGGTTCGTCACCGAGGTGATGCCCCAGGGCTGGGCCGACGACTCCGAGTGGGGTTTCGCCGTCGAGGTCGCGGGGAGGTACGCCGGCACGATCTCGCTGCGCAACGAGGGCCACGACCGCGCCGAGATCGCCTACGGCTCTCACCCGTGGGTCCGCGGCAGCGGCGCGATGGAGCGGGCGCTGCGGCTGCTGCTGGAGTGGGGGTTCGCCGAGCGCGGGCTGCACACGGTCGTCTGGCGCGCGAACAAGGGCAACTGGGCCTCCCGCAAGGTGGCGTGGCGGCTCGGCTTCTCCTTCGAGGGCACGCTGCGCAGCTGGCTGCCGCAGCGCGGCGAGCTCCGCGACGCCTGGGTGGGCACGCTGCTGCGCGACGACCCGCGCGCGCCGCGGACCACCTGGCTGACGGTGCCGGTCCTGGAGGCCGACGGCCTGCGGCTGCGGCCCTGGCGCGAGGCCGACGTGCCACGCATCGTCGAGGCCTGCTCCGACGCCGAGACGCAGCGCTGGCTGGGCGACCTGCCCTCGCCGTACGACGAGGGCTCGGCGCGCTGGTGGCTCGAGCACAGCACCGAACGTCGCGCCCGCGGCGAGGCGATGGGGTGGGCCGTGGTGGACCCCACCGACGACCTGGCGCTGGCCTCGGTCAGCGTCTTCGACTGGACGCCGGGCGTCGAGCTCGAGGTCGGCTACTGGGCGCACCCGGCCGCGCGCGGCCGCCGGGTGACCACGCGCGCGGTCGCCGAGGTGGTCCGGCACGCGTTCGAGGAGCTGAAGGTGAACCGGGTCAAGCTCTTCGCGGCGACCGACAACCTGGCCTCGCGCCGGGTGATCGAGCACAACGGCTTCCGATTCACCGGCATCGAGCGGCTGGGGACCGTCGTCCGCGACGGGTACGCCGACGTCGCGCTCTACGACCTGCTGGCCGGGGAGTACGCCGCCGCCCGGCGGTGA
- a CDS encoding GNAT family N-acetyltransferase, with product MTTAPTLTDGTVTLRAHRDSDLPGVLAQSQDPASQAWTVVPAPYTHDDAREFVSGIVPAGWAAGSEWAFAVEVEGRFAGTVGLRDLGGGRAEIGYGSHPWVRGRGAMERALRLLLAWGFDQQGLRTVVWYAHVGNWASRRLAWRVGFSYDGLVRRWQPQRGELRDAWVGTLLAEDPREPRTTWLENPVVDGDGVRLRPFSEADVPRIVEGLGDAEVQHWLAFMPRDPGAHEGREYLEKVRERLATAHTITWGFCTPDDDRLLGVVGLYRLTEEAELGYWTHPEGRGRGLTTRAAGVAADHAFTTLGLDRLAAYASVPNTASRRVLEALGFRPAGVRRRAARTGDGQVVDLAAYDLLASERAPGRAHERIRA from the coding sequence ATGACGACGGCCCCCACCCTCACCGATGGCACCGTGACGCTGCGCGCGCACCGCGACAGCGACCTGCCCGGCGTCCTCGCGCAGTCGCAGGACCCGGCGTCGCAGGCGTGGACGGTGGTCCCGGCGCCCTACACCCACGACGATGCCCGCGAGTTCGTCTCGGGGATCGTCCCCGCCGGCTGGGCGGCGGGCTCGGAGTGGGCGTTCGCGGTCGAGGTCGAGGGCCGCTTCGCCGGCACGGTCGGGCTGCGCGACCTCGGCGGCGGCCGGGCCGAGATCGGCTACGGGTCGCACCCGTGGGTGCGCGGCCGGGGGGCGATGGAGCGGGCGCTGCGCCTGCTGCTGGCCTGGGGCTTCGACCAGCAGGGCCTGCGGACGGTGGTCTGGTACGCCCATGTCGGCAACTGGGCCTCGCGCCGGCTGGCCTGGCGGGTCGGCTTCTCCTACGACGGGCTGGTGCGCCGCTGGCAGCCGCAGCGTGGCGAGCTGCGCGACGCCTGGGTCGGCACGCTGCTGGCCGAGGACCCCCGGGAGCCACGGACGACCTGGCTGGAGAACCCGGTGGTGGACGGCGACGGGGTGCGGCTGCGGCCGTTCAGCGAGGCCGACGTGCCGCGGATCGTCGAGGGGCTCGGAGACGCGGAGGTCCAGCACTGGCTGGCGTTCATGCCCCGCGACCCGGGCGCGCACGAGGGCCGCGAGTACCTCGAGAAGGTCCGAGAGCGGCTGGCCACCGCCCACACGATCACCTGGGGGTTCTGCACCCCCGACGACGACCGGCTGCTGGGGGTCGTCGGTCTCTACCGGCTGACGGAGGAGGCCGAGCTCGGCTACTGGACCCACCCCGAGGGCCGGGGCCGCGGGCTGACCACGCGCGCGGCCGGGGTGGCCGCCGACCACGCCTTCACCACCCTCGGCCTGGACCGGCTGGCGGCCTACGCCTCGGTCCCCAACACCGCCTCCCGCAGGGTGCTGGAGGCCCTCGGGTTCCGGCCGGCCGGCGTGCGTCGCCGGGCCGCCCGCACCGGCGACGGGCAGGTCGTCGACCTGGCCGCCTACGACCTGCTGGCCTCGGAGAGAGCGCCCGGCCGAGCCCACGAGAGGATCCGCGCATGA
- a CDS encoding FAD-binding oxidoreductase: MTQPYTGTTIRPGEPGYDEARRVFNGLIDRSPERILRPRDTDEVAAAVESAVGEGRPVSVYGGGHGVTGSAVVDGGTCLDLRALDTVEVWPQERLLKVGGGARWGAVDAATQAHGLAVTGGRVSTTGVAGLALGSGSGWLERRCGLTCDNLVEARVVTADGRRVTASSEQNPDLFWALRGGGGNFGIVTEFIFRLHEIGPIVLGGMLLYPGTQAADVITTWRELVDGAPEELGSAVALITAPPADFVPEPARGHPAVGVVVCWTGDLERGRRLLAPLRALGPAADLVQPMPYTAVQQLLDQANPPGLHNYWSADFLTDLPDRAVETLVAEAQPAPSPFTQVILMHGGGAVARVGEEETAFGQRRTPFNLHFLGMWPPDHAEDARNIGHIRGLVAAMKPWAAGNAYLNFIGDEGLTRVEAAFGPAKFGRLRAIKEVWDPHNVFRHNQNIPPLRERGRVAETPTPVTLT; this comes from the coding sequence ATGACCCAGCCCTACACCGGAACCACCATCCGACCCGGGGAGCCCGGCTATGACGAGGCGCGCCGGGTCTTCAACGGGCTGATCGACAGATCGCCGGAGCGGATCCTCAGACCACGTGACACCGACGAGGTGGCCGCGGCGGTCGAGTCGGCCGTCGGCGAGGGGCGGCCGGTCTCGGTGTACGGCGGGGGCCACGGCGTCACCGGCTCCGCCGTCGTCGACGGCGGCACCTGCCTCGACCTCCGCGCGCTCGACACGGTGGAGGTGTGGCCGCAGGAGCGACTGCTCAAGGTCGGTGGCGGCGCCCGCTGGGGCGCCGTGGACGCGGCCACCCAGGCCCACGGGCTCGCGGTCACGGGCGGTCGGGTCTCCACCACCGGCGTGGCCGGGCTCGCGCTCGGCTCGGGCAGCGGCTGGCTCGAGCGGCGCTGCGGGCTCACCTGCGACAACCTCGTGGAGGCCCGAGTGGTGACCGCCGACGGTCGCCGGGTGACCGCCTCCAGCGAGCAGAACCCCGACCTGTTCTGGGCGCTGCGCGGCGGCGGGGGCAACTTCGGCATCGTCACCGAGTTCATCTTCCGGCTGCACGAGATCGGCCCGATCGTGCTCGGCGGCATGCTGCTCTACCCGGGTACCCAGGCCGCCGACGTGATCACGACCTGGCGCGAGCTGGTCGACGGCGCCCCCGAGGAGCTCGGCTCGGCCGTCGCCCTGATCACCGCCCCGCCCGCGGACTTCGTGCCCGAGCCGGCCCGCGGCCACCCCGCCGTGGGCGTGGTGGTCTGCTGGACCGGCGACCTCGAGCGCGGCCGACGGCTGCTCGCGCCGCTGCGGGCGCTGGGCCCGGCCGCCGACCTGGTCCAGCCGATGCCGTACACCGCGGTCCAGCAGCTGCTGGACCAGGCCAACCCGCCGGGTCTGCACAACTACTGGAGCGCCGACTTCCTCACCGACCTGCCCGACCGCGCCGTGGAGACGCTGGTGGCCGAGGCCCAGCCCGCGCCCTCGCCCTTCACGCAGGTGATCCTGATGCACGGCGGCGGCGCGGTGGCCCGGGTGGGGGAGGAGGAGACCGCGTTCGGCCAGCGGCGCACGCCGTTCAACCTGCACTTCCTCGGGATGTGGCCGCCCGACCACGCCGAGGACGCCCGCAACATCGGCCACATCCGCGGCCTGGTCGCGGCGATGAAGCCGTGGGCGGCCGGCAACGCCTACCTGAACTTCATCGGTGACGAGGGCCTCACCCGCGTCGAGGCCGCCTTCGGGCCGGCGAAGTTCGGCCGGCTGCGGGCGATCAAGGAGGTCTGGGACCCCCACAACGTCTTCCGCCACAACCAGAACATCCCCCCGCTGCGCGAGCGGGGTCGGGTGGCGGAGACGCCGACGCCGGTCACGCTCACCTGA
- the trpS gene encoding tryptophan--tRNA ligase yields MPTPTAPARPRVLSGIQPTADSFHFGNYLGALRQWVDLQEDHQPFFFIADLHAITVEQDPKVLRDRCLRAAAQLLAMGIDPERSAIFIQSQVPAHAQLGWVLQCLTGFGEARRMTQFKDKSAKGGEGSASVGLFTYPVLQAADILLYRPHYVPVGEDQRQHLELTRDLAQRFNHRYKKTFRLPEPYILKATAKIADLQDPTAKMSKSASSPAGIVEMLDEPRASAKKIRSAVTDSDTVIRFDPEEKPGVSNLLTIYAALTGRSVEALEEDYSGRGYGDLKKELAEVVVDFVTPFRERTLALLEDRTHLTEVLRRGADLANEVAEATLRDVYERVGFVTAGE; encoded by the coding sequence ATGCCCACCCCGACCGCCCCCGCCCGGCCGCGCGTGCTCTCCGGCATCCAGCCCACGGCCGACTCGTTCCACTTCGGCAACTACCTGGGGGCGCTGCGGCAGTGGGTGGACCTGCAGGAGGACCACCAGCCGTTCTTCTTCATCGCCGACCTGCACGCGATCACCGTCGAGCAGGACCCCAAGGTGCTGCGCGACCGGTGCCTGCGGGCGGCCGCCCAGCTGCTGGCGATGGGCATCGACCCGGAGCGCTCGGCGATCTTCATCCAGAGCCAGGTGCCGGCGCACGCCCAGCTCGGCTGGGTGCTGCAGTGCCTGACCGGCTTCGGCGAGGCCCGCCGGATGACCCAGTTCAAGGACAAGTCCGCCAAGGGCGGCGAGGGCTCGGCCAGCGTCGGGCTGTTCACCTACCCGGTGCTCCAAGCCGCCGACATCCTGCTCTACCGACCGCACTACGTGCCGGTGGGGGAGGACCAGCGCCAGCACCTCGAGCTGACCCGCGACCTGGCCCAGCGGTTCAACCACCGCTACAAGAAGACCTTCCGGCTGCCCGAGCCCTACATCCTCAAGGCGACGGCGAAGATCGCGGACCTGCAGGACCCGACCGCGAAGATGTCGAAGTCGGCGTCCTCGCCCGCCGGCATCGTCGAGATGCTCGACGAGCCGCGGGCCAGCGCCAAGAAGATCCGCTCCGCGGTCACCGACTCCGACACCGTCATCCGCTTCGACCCCGAGGAGAAGCCCGGGGTGAGCAACCTGCTCACGATCTACGCGGCGCTCACCGGCCGGTCCGTGGAGGCGCTGGAGGAGGACTACTCCGGGCGCGGGTACGGCGACCTGAAGAAGGAGCTCGCCGAGGTGGTAGTCGACTTCGTGACCCCGTTCCGTGAGCGGACGCTCGCGCTGCTCGAGGACCGCACCCACCTCACCGAGGTCCTGCGCCGCGGGGCGGACCTGGCGAACGAGGTCGCCGAGGCCACCCTGCGCGACGTCTACGAGCGCGTCGGCTTCGTCACGGCCGGCGAGTAG
- a CDS encoding 2'-5' RNA ligase family protein yields the protein MPTIGVALAIPEPWASELQDYRTSIGDTTATMIPTHITLVPPTEIGEDDVVDVEKHLAEVAADTRRFVVHLRGTGTFRPVSPVVFVTVAEGISSCEQLANAVRRGPLDVDIAFPYHPHVTVAHHLDDAALDRAFEELDDFECRFDVDQFHLYVHDDQIGWQPTRDFSLATP from the coding sequence ATGCCCACCATCGGCGTCGCGCTTGCCATCCCCGAGCCCTGGGCGAGCGAGCTCCAGGACTACCGCACCTCCATCGGCGACACCACCGCCACGATGATCCCCACCCACATCACGCTGGTCCCCCCGACCGAGATCGGCGAGGACGACGTCGTCGACGTCGAGAAGCACCTCGCCGAGGTGGCCGCCGACACCCGGCGGTTCGTCGTGCACCTGCGCGGCACGGGCACCTTCCGCCCGGTCTCACCGGTGGTGTTCGTGACGGTCGCGGAGGGCATCTCCTCCTGCGAGCAGCTCGCCAACGCCGTACGCCGGGGTCCGCTCGACGTGGACATCGCCTTCCCCTACCACCCGCACGTGACGGTGGCGCACCACCTCGACGACGCGGCCCTGGACCGCGCCTTCGAGGAGCTCGACGACTTCGAGTGCCGCTTCGACGTGGACCAGTTCCACCTCTACGTGCACGACGACCAGATCGGCTGGCAGCCGACCCGCGACTTCTCCCTCGCAACCCCCTGA
- a CDS encoding SCO4848 family membrane protein, translating into MKLERRHGWLLMALAVWNAFIWLTFAKNLSAAHAAGQDRPTGYWVAHTVLIVVDLAIAVALAWWSVRILRAPRSAESAQVDAAEPAGRR; encoded by the coding sequence ATGAAGCTCGAGCGCCGGCACGGCTGGCTGTTGATGGCCCTGGCCGTCTGGAACGCCTTCATCTGGCTGACCTTCGCCAAGAACCTCTCCGCCGCGCACGCGGCCGGGCAGGACCGGCCCACCGGCTACTGGGTGGCCCACACGGTGCTGATCGTGGTCGACCTCGCGATCGCCGTGGCCCTCGCCTGGTGGAGCGTGCGCATCCTGCGCGCCCCGCGGTCCGCCGAGTCGGCGCAGGTTGACGCCGCGGAGCCGGCCGGCCGCCGCTGA
- a CDS encoding succinate dehydrogenase/fumarate reductase iron-sulfur subunit codes for MKLTLKIWRQANATAQGAMHTYDIDGVSGDMSFLEMLDVLNEDLIAKGEEPVAFDSDCREGICGTCGLMINGQAHGPEVTTTCQLHMRSFKDGDEIVIEPWRSDAFPVIKDLCVDRGAFDRIIQAGGYISVNTGSAPEAHSVPVPRDDAMRAFNVATCIGCGACVAACPNGSASLFMGAKVTHLGELPQGQPERDNRVVNMVAQHDAEGFGGCTNIGECTAACPKEIPLDVISRLNWDLHAAMRHGL; via the coding sequence ATGAAGCTGACCCTCAAGATCTGGCGGCAGGCCAACGCCACCGCCCAGGGTGCGATGCACACCTACGACATCGACGGCGTCTCCGGGGACATGTCGTTCCTCGAGATGCTCGATGTCCTCAACGAGGACCTGATCGCCAAGGGCGAGGAGCCGGTCGCCTTCGACTCCGACTGCCGCGAGGGCATCTGCGGCACGTGCGGCCTGATGATCAACGGTCAGGCCCACGGCCCGGAGGTCACGACGACCTGCCAGCTGCACATGCGCTCGTTCAAGGACGGCGACGAGATCGTGATCGAGCCCTGGCGCTCGGACGCGTTCCCGGTCATCAAGGACCTCTGCGTGGACCGCGGCGCCTTCGACCGGATCATCCAGGCCGGCGGCTACATCTCGGTCAACACCGGTTCGGCGCCGGAGGCGCACTCGGTGCCGGTCCCCCGCGACGACGCGATGCGGGCGTTCAACGTCGCGACCTGCATCGGCTGCGGCGCCTGCGTGGCGGCCTGCCCCAACGGCTCCGCGTCGCTGTTCATGGGTGCGAAGGTCACCCACCTCGGCGAGCTCCCCCAGGGCCAGCCCGAGCGCGACAACCGTGTCGTCAACATGGTCGCCCAGCACGACGCCGAGGGCTTCGGCGGCTGCACGAACATCGGCGAGTGCACCGCGGCCTGCCCCAAGGAGATCCCGCTCGACGTGATCTCCCGCCTCAACTGGGACCTGCACGCCGCGATGCGCCACGGTCTCTGA